In a genomic window of Lycium ferocissimum isolate CSIRO_LF1 chromosome 9, AGI_CSIRO_Lferr_CH_V1, whole genome shotgun sequence:
- the LOC132029550 gene encoding LRR receptor-like serine/threonine-protein kinase ERECTA has protein sequence MAAFQRCNLLSELLLVGFLMFFSFGSVKSDDGSALLEIKKSFRDVENVLYDWTDSPSSDYCAWRGVTCDNVTFNIVALNLSSLNLDGELSPAIGQLKGLISIDLRVNHLSGQIPDEIGDCSALKNLDLSFNELYGDIPFSISKLKQLECLILKNNQLIGPIPSTLSQIPNLKVLDLAQNKLSGEIPRLIYWNEVLQYLGLRGNNLGGSLSPDMCQLTGLWYFDVRNNSLTGSIPQDIGNCTAFQVLDLSYNELTGEIPFNIGFLQVATLSLQGNRLSGQIPSVIGLMQALAVLDLSCNMLSGRIPSILGNLTYTEKLYLHGNKLTGSIPPELGNMTKLHYLELNDNQLTGRIPSELGKLTELFDLNVANNHLDGPIPANLSSCTNLNSLNVHGNKLNGTIPPAFQRLEMMTYLNLSSNNLKGPIPIELSRVGNLDTLDLSNNRINGSIPSSLGDLEHLLKLNLSKNEINGYLPAEFGNLRSIMEIDLSSNHLSGPIPQELGQLQNLYLLKVENNNLSGDVMSLASCLSLNILNVSYNNLGGNIPTGNNFSRFSPDSFVGNPNLCGYWLTSPCHASHPAERVSISKAAILGIALGALVILLMILVAACRPQNPAPFMEGSIDKPVNYSSPKLVILHMNMALHVYEDIMRMTENLSEKYIIGCGASSTVYKCVLKNCKPVAVKKLYSHNPQYLKEFETELETVGSIKHRNLVSLQGYSLSPSGHLLFYDYMENGSLWDLLHGPTKKKKLDWGTRLRIALGSAQGLAYLHHDCSPRIIHRDVKSSNILLDKDFEAHLTDFGIAKSLCTSKTYTSTYIMGTIGYIDPEYARTSRLTEKSDVYSYGIVLLELLTGRKAVDNESNLHHMILTKAANNAVMETVDPEITTTCKDLGDVKKVFQLALLCSKRQPAERPTMHEVARVLESLVPVAETKQPNPTLPALIPSAKVPCYMDEYVNLKTPHLVNCSSMSTSDAQLFLKFGEVISQNSG, from the exons ATGGCAGCATTTCAAAGATGTAATCTTTTGTCTGAGCTTCTTCTTGTGGGGTTCTTGATGTTCTTCAGCTTTGGTTCTGTGAAGTCTGATGATG GTTCAGCATTGTTGGAGATTAAGAAGTCATTTAGAGACGTGGAAAATGTGTTGTATGACTGGACAGACTCTCCTTCATCTGATTACTGTGCCTGGAGAGGTGTTACTTGTGACAATGTCACCTTCAATATTGTTGCACT TAATCTTTCGAGCTTAAATCTTGATGGGGAGTTATCTCCTGCAATAGGACAGCTCAAAGGCCTAATATCTAT TGATTTAAGGGTAAATCACCTTTCTGGGCAGATACCAGATGAGATTGGTGACTGTTCAGCACTGAAAAACTT GGACTTATCTTTCAATGAGCTTTATGGTGATATTCCCTTTTCCATATCAAAACTTAAGCAGCTGGAATGTCT gattttgaaaaataatcagTTGATTGGTCCAATTCCATCAACATTGTCACAGATCCCAAATTTGAAAGTCTT GGACCTGGCTCAAAATAAGTTGAGTGGAGAAATTCCTAGGCTGATATACTGGAATGAAGTCCTGCAGTATTT GGGATTGCGCGGTAACAACTTGGGAGGATCACTTTCTCCTGATATGTGTCAGCTCACCGGCCTTTGGTACTT TGATGTTCGGAACAATAGTTTGACTGGTTCCATTCCTCAAGACATTGGCAACTGTACTGCTTTCCAGGTTCT AGATTTGTCTTATAATGAGTTGACTGGAGAGATTCCTTTCAACATTGGTTTCCTGCAAGTAGCTACCTT GTCTTTGCAAGGTAACCGTCTTTCAGGGCAGATCCCTTCCGTCATTGGATTGATGCAGGCTCTTGCAGTATT GGACTTGAGCTGCAATATGTTGAGTGGGCgaattccttcaattcttggGAATTTGACCTACACAGAGAAATT GTATCTGCATGGGAACAAGCTAACTGGTTCCATTCCTCCAGAGCTTGGAAATATGACAAAGCTCCACTACCT GGAATTGAATGATAACCAGCTTACTGGACGGATTCCATCGGAGCTTGGAAAGCTAACAGAATTGTTTGACTT AAATGTTGCAAACAACCACCTTGATGGGCCCATACCTGCCAATCTTAGTTCGTGTACCAATTTGAATAGTCT CAATGTTCATGGAAACAAATTGAATGGAACGATTCCACCTGCCTTTCAGAGGCTGGAAATGATGACCTATCT GAATCTCTCCTCCAACAACCTCAAAGGCCCAATTCCAATTGAGCTTTCTCGTGTTGGAAATTTAGATACATT GGACTTATCAAACAACAGGATCAATGGTTCTATACCTTCATCCCTCGGtgatttggaacatcttcttaAACT GAACCTGAGCAAGAACGAAATAAATGGATATTTGCCAGCAGAATTTGGCAATTTAAGGAGCATCATGGAGAT TGATCTGTCAAGTAATCACCTCTCTGGTCCCATACCTCAAGAACTTGGCCAGCTTCAAAATCTGTACTTGCT GAAGGTGGAAAACAACAATCTATCTGGAGATGTGATGTCATTAGCCAGTTGCCTCAGTCTAAATATCCT AAATGTCTCATACAATAATCTGGGAGGGAATATTCCAACAGGCAAtaatttctctagattttcaCCAGATAG CTTCGTAGGAAATCCTAATCTGTGTGGATATTGGCTCACTTCTCCTTGTCATGCATCTCATCCGGCAGAGAGAG TTTCAATTTCTAAAGCAGCTATACTTGGTATTGCTTTGGGTGCCTTGGTGATTCTTCTGATGATACTGGTAGCAGCATGTCGTCCACAGAATCCTGCACCTTTCATGGAAGGATCTATTGATAAACCAG TTAATTACTCATCTCCAAAGCTTGTGATCCTTCATATGAACATGGCACTTCATGTTTATGAGGACATTATGAGGATGACTGAGAACTTGAGTGAGAAGTACATAATCGGTTGTGGAGCATCAAGCACTGTATATAAATGTGTTCTGAAAAATTGCAAGCCTGTAGCTGTCAAGAAATTGTACTCTCACAACCCACAATACTTGAAGGAATTTGAGACTGAACTTGAGACAGTTGGGAGTATTAAGCATCGTAATCTTGTCAGCCTCCAAGGATATTCTCTTTCTCCATCTGGTCATCTTCTTTTCTATGACTACATGGAAAACGGTAGCCTTTGGGATTTGCTTCATG GTCCTACCAAGAAGAAAAAGCTTGATTGGGGTACTCGCCTTCGAATTGCATTGGGATCAGCTCAAGGGCTTGCATATCTTCACCATGATTGTAGCCCTCGAATAATCCACCGTGATGTTAAATCTTCAAATATCTTATTGGACAAAGACTTTGAGGCTCACCTGACTGATTTTGGCATTGCTAAAAGCTTATGCACATCAAAGACCTATACATCCACGTACATTATGGGAACCATTGGTTATATTGATCCAGAGTATGCTCGCACTTCTCGCCTAACAGAGAAGTCTGATGTGTACAGCTATGGGATTGTTCTATTGGAATTGCTCACTGGAAGGAAAGCTGTAGATAATGAGTCTAATCTACACCATATG ATTCTAACTAAGGCAGCAAATAATGCTGTCATGGAAACAGTGGATCCAGAGATCACAACCACATGCAAAGATCTTGGAGATGTCAAGAAGGTTTTTCAGCTTGCCCTTCTATGTTCCAAAAGACAGCCCGCTGAGAGACCAACCATGCATGAGGTGGCCAGAGTACTTGAAAGCCTAGTACCCGTAGCTGAAACTAAACAGCCAAATCCAACCCTACCTGCATTAATCCCATCTGCTAAGGTACCTTGCTACATGGATGAATATGTCAACCTCAAGACACCCCACCTAGTGAATTGTTCATCAATGAGCACTTCAGATGCCCAACTTTTCCTCAAGTTTGGAGAGGTCATATCCCAGAATAGTGGctga